The Gouania willdenowi chromosome 20, fGouWil2.1, whole genome shotgun sequence genome window below encodes:
- the LOC114454128 gene encoding poly(U)-binding-splicing factor PUF60-like isoform X6 — MAVTETAGGEALKMENGQGTGSKLGLPPLTAEQQEALQRAKKYAMEQSIKSVLVKQTIAHQQQQLTNLQVAAQRQRALAIMCRVYVGSIYYELGEDTIRQAFAPFGPIKSIDMSWDSVTMKHKGFAFVEYDVPEAAQLALEQMNSVMLGGRNIKVGRPSNIGQAQPIIDQLAEEARAFNRIYVASVHPDLSDDDIKSVFEAFGRIKSCMLARDPTTGRHRGFGFIEYEKPQSALDAVSSMNLFDLGGQYLRVGKAVTPPIPLLTPTTPGGLPPAAAVAAAAATAKITAQEAVAGATVLGALAAPQLLGQQMGIPQAVMAAQAPGVITGVTPVRPPIPVLPQVGLVNPVLASPPVLSNQAGGPNQLEKKEEKEEMLQDGTGQEMLSDQEHMSISGSSARHMVMQKLLRKSESTVMVLRNMVGPEDIDDDLEGEVTEECGKFGAVNRVIIYQEKQGEEDDADIIVKIFVEFSMASEMNKAIQALNDRWFGGRKVVAEVYDQDRFNSSDLSA, encoded by the exons ATGGCGGTAACGGAGACTGCG GGAGGTGAAGCTCTGAAGATGGAGAATGGACAAGGCACAGGCTCCAAGCTTGGCCTGCCGCCTCTCACCGCAGAGCAGCAGGAGGCACTTCAGAGG GCAAAGAAGTATGCCATGGAACAAAGCATCAAGAGTGTGCTGGTAAAGCAGACCATTGCCCATCAACAGCAGCAGCTCACCAACCTACAG GTGGCAGCTCAACGTCAGCGTGCCCTAGCCATCATGTGTAGAGTGTATGTGGGCTCCATATACTATGAGCTTGGAGAAGACACAATCAGACAAGCCTTCGCCCCGTTTGGCCCAATCAAGAGCATTGACATGTCCTGGGATTCAGTCACAATGAAACACAAG GGGTTTGCGTTTGTTGAGTATGATGTGCCAGAGGCTGCTCAGCTGGCTCTGGAGCAGATGAATTCAGTTATGCTGGGGGGGCGCAACATTAAG GTTGGGCGGCCAAGTAACATCGGTCAGGCGCAACCCATCATTGACCAGCTGGCAGAAGAGGCGCGCGCCTTTAACCGGATCTATGTGGCGTCCGTCCACCCTGACCTGTCAGATGATGACATCAAGAGTGTGTTTGAGGCCTTTGGACGCATCAAGTCTTGCATGTTAGCAAGAGACCCAACCACAGGGCGACACAGAGGCTTTGGCTTTATTG AGTATGAAAAGCCTCAGTCAGCCCTGGATGCTGTGTCATCTATGAACCTGTTTGACCTTGGGGGTCAGTACCTAAGGGTGGGCAAAGCGGTGACTCCACCAATACCCTTACTGACCCCCACGACTCCAGGTGGTCTGCCGCCTGCTGCAGCTGTGGCTGCAGCGGCAGCCACCGCTAAGATAACGGCCCAG GAGGCAGTAGCGGGTGCTACAGTGTTGGGGGCGTTAGCCGCGCCCCAGCTTCTTGGTCAGCAAATGGGAATACCTCAAGCAGTCATGGCTGCACAGGCACCGGGTGTGATCACAG GTGTGACTCCCGTGCGTCCCCCCATACCAGTGCTTCCTCAGGTTGGTCTGGTTAACCCTGTGCTCGCATCACCGCCGGTATTGTCCAACCAAGCGGGTGGCCCCAATCAGCTGGAAAAgaaggaagaaaaagaagagatgcttCAGGATGGAACGGGGCAGGAAATGTTGAGTGACCAAGAACACATGAGCATCTCAGGCAGCAGTGCCAGACACATGGTGATGCAGAAGCTACTGAGGAAATCAGAG TCTACAGTGATGGTACTCAGAAACATGGTGGGACCAGAGGATATCGATGATGACCTGGAGGGCGAGGTGACGGAAGAGTGTGGAAAATTTGGCGCCGTCAACAGAGTGATCATTTACCAGGAAAAGCAGGGAGAAGAGGATGACGCAGACATAATTGTTAAAATCTTTGTTGAGTTCTCCATGGCCTCTGAGATGAACAAAGCAATCCAGGCCCTGAACGACCGCTGGTTCGGCGGTCGCAAAGTTGTTGCAGAAGTGTACGATCAAGACCGTTTCAACAGCAGTGACCTCTCTGCATAA
- the LOC114454128 gene encoding poly(U)-binding-splicing factor PUF60-like isoform X2, with translation MAVTETAGGEALKMENGQGTGSKLGLPPLTAEQQEALQRAKKYAMEQSIKSVLVKQTIAHQQQQLTNLQMAAVTMGFGDPLSPLQSVAAQRQRALAIMCRVYVGSIYYELGEDTIRQAFAPFGPIKSIDMSWDSVTMKHKGFAFVEYDVPEAAQLALEQMNSVMLGGRNIKVGRPSNIGQAQPIIDQLAEEARAFNRIYVASVHPDLSDDDIKSVFEAFGRIKSCMLARDPTTGRHRGFGFIEYEKPQSALDAVSSMNLFDLGGQYLRVGKAVTPPIPLLTPTTPGGLPPAAAVAAAAATAKITAQASMNPFQRDLMAFQEAVAGATVLGALAAPQLLGQQMGIPQAVMAAQAPGVITVLPQVGLVNPVLASPPVLSNQAGGPNQLEKKEEKEEMLQDGTGQEMLSDQEHMSISGSSARHMVMQKLLRKSESTVMVLRNMVGPEDIDDDLEGEVTEECGKFGAVNRVIIYQEKQGEEDDADIIVKIFVEFSMASEMNKAIQALNDRWFGGRKVVAEVYDQDRFNSSDLSA, from the exons ATGGCGGTAACGGAGACTGCG GGAGGTGAAGCTCTGAAGATGGAGAATGGACAAGGCACAGGCTCCAAGCTTGGCCTGCCGCCTCTCACCGCAGAGCAGCAGGAGGCACTTCAGAGG GCAAAGAAGTATGCCATGGAACAAAGCATCAAGAGTGTGCTGGTAAAGCAGACCATTGCCCATCAACAGCAGCAGCTCACCAACCTACAG ATGGCAGCAGTGACAATGGGCTTTGGAGATCCTCTCTCACCTTTACAATCG GTGGCAGCTCAACGTCAGCGTGCCCTAGCCATCATGTGTAGAGTGTATGTGGGCTCCATATACTATGAGCTTGGAGAAGACACAATCAGACAAGCCTTCGCCCCGTTTGGCCCAATCAAGAGCATTGACATGTCCTGGGATTCAGTCACAATGAAACACAAG GGGTTTGCGTTTGTTGAGTATGATGTGCCAGAGGCTGCTCAGCTGGCTCTGGAGCAGATGAATTCAGTTATGCTGGGGGGGCGCAACATTAAG GTTGGGCGGCCAAGTAACATCGGTCAGGCGCAACCCATCATTGACCAGCTGGCAGAAGAGGCGCGCGCCTTTAACCGGATCTATGTGGCGTCCGTCCACCCTGACCTGTCAGATGATGACATCAAGAGTGTGTTTGAGGCCTTTGGACGCATCAAGTCTTGCATGTTAGCAAGAGACCCAACCACAGGGCGACACAGAGGCTTTGGCTTTATTG AGTATGAAAAGCCTCAGTCAGCCCTGGATGCTGTGTCATCTATGAACCTGTTTGACCTTGGGGGTCAGTACCTAAGGGTGGGCAAAGCGGTGACTCCACCAATACCCTTACTGACCCCCACGACTCCAGGTGGTCTGCCGCCTGCTGCAGCTGTGGCTGCAGCGGCAGCCACCGCTAAGATAACGGCCCAGGCAAGTATGAATCCCTTCCAAAGGGATTTAATGGCCTTCCAG GAGGCAGTAGCGGGTGCTACAGTGTTGGGGGCGTTAGCCGCGCCCCAGCTTCTTGGTCAGCAAATGGGAATACCTCAAGCAGTCATGGCTGCACAGGCACCGGGTGTGATCACAG TGCTTCCTCAGGTTGGTCTGGTTAACCCTGTGCTCGCATCACCGCCGGTATTGTCCAACCAAGCGGGTGGCCCCAATCAGCTGGAAAAgaaggaagaaaaagaagagatgcttCAGGATGGAACGGGGCAGGAAATGTTGAGTGACCAAGAACACATGAGCATCTCAGGCAGCAGTGCCAGACACATGGTGATGCAGAAGCTACTGAGGAAATCAGAG TCTACAGTGATGGTACTCAGAAACATGGTGGGACCAGAGGATATCGATGATGACCTGGAGGGCGAGGTGACGGAAGAGTGTGGAAAATTTGGCGCCGTCAACAGAGTGATCATTTACCAGGAAAAGCAGGGAGAAGAGGATGACGCAGACATAATTGTTAAAATCTTTGTTGAGTTCTCCATGGCCTCTGAGATGAACAAAGCAATCCAGGCCCTGAACGACCGCTGGTTCGGCGGTCGCAAAGTTGTTGCAGAAGTGTACGATCAAGACCGTTTCAACAGCAGTGACCTCTCTGCATAA
- the LOC114454128 gene encoding poly(U)-binding-splicing factor PUF60-like isoform X1 encodes MAVTETAGGEALKMENGQGTGSKLGLPPLTAEQQEALQRAKKYAMEQSIKSVLVKQTIAHQQQQLTNLQMAAVTMGFGDPLSPLQSVAAQRQRALAIMCRVYVGSIYYELGEDTIRQAFAPFGPIKSIDMSWDSVTMKHKGFAFVEYDVPEAAQLALEQMNSVMLGGRNIKVGRPSNIGQAQPIIDQLAEEARAFNRIYVASVHPDLSDDDIKSVFEAFGRIKSCMLARDPTTGRHRGFGFIEYEKPQSALDAVSSMNLFDLGGQYLRVGKAVTPPIPLLTPTTPGGLPPAAAVAAAAATAKITAQASMNPFQRDLMAFQEAVAGATVLGALAAPQLLGQQMGIPQAVMAAQAPGVITGVTPVRPPIPVLPQVGLVNPVLASPPVLSNQAGGPNQLEKKEEKEEMLQDGTGQEMLSDQEHMSISGSSARHMVMQKLLRKSESTVMVLRNMVGPEDIDDDLEGEVTEECGKFGAVNRVIIYQEKQGEEDDADIIVKIFVEFSMASEMNKAIQALNDRWFGGRKVVAEVYDQDRFNSSDLSA; translated from the exons ATGGCGGTAACGGAGACTGCG GGAGGTGAAGCTCTGAAGATGGAGAATGGACAAGGCACAGGCTCCAAGCTTGGCCTGCCGCCTCTCACCGCAGAGCAGCAGGAGGCACTTCAGAGG GCAAAGAAGTATGCCATGGAACAAAGCATCAAGAGTGTGCTGGTAAAGCAGACCATTGCCCATCAACAGCAGCAGCTCACCAACCTACAG ATGGCAGCAGTGACAATGGGCTTTGGAGATCCTCTCTCACCTTTACAATCG GTGGCAGCTCAACGTCAGCGTGCCCTAGCCATCATGTGTAGAGTGTATGTGGGCTCCATATACTATGAGCTTGGAGAAGACACAATCAGACAAGCCTTCGCCCCGTTTGGCCCAATCAAGAGCATTGACATGTCCTGGGATTCAGTCACAATGAAACACAAG GGGTTTGCGTTTGTTGAGTATGATGTGCCAGAGGCTGCTCAGCTGGCTCTGGAGCAGATGAATTCAGTTATGCTGGGGGGGCGCAACATTAAG GTTGGGCGGCCAAGTAACATCGGTCAGGCGCAACCCATCATTGACCAGCTGGCAGAAGAGGCGCGCGCCTTTAACCGGATCTATGTGGCGTCCGTCCACCCTGACCTGTCAGATGATGACATCAAGAGTGTGTTTGAGGCCTTTGGACGCATCAAGTCTTGCATGTTAGCAAGAGACCCAACCACAGGGCGACACAGAGGCTTTGGCTTTATTG AGTATGAAAAGCCTCAGTCAGCCCTGGATGCTGTGTCATCTATGAACCTGTTTGACCTTGGGGGTCAGTACCTAAGGGTGGGCAAAGCGGTGACTCCACCAATACCCTTACTGACCCCCACGACTCCAGGTGGTCTGCCGCCTGCTGCAGCTGTGGCTGCAGCGGCAGCCACCGCTAAGATAACGGCCCAGGCAAGTATGAATCCCTTCCAAAGGGATTTAATGGCCTTCCAG GAGGCAGTAGCGGGTGCTACAGTGTTGGGGGCGTTAGCCGCGCCCCAGCTTCTTGGTCAGCAAATGGGAATACCTCAAGCAGTCATGGCTGCACAGGCACCGGGTGTGATCACAG GTGTGACTCCCGTGCGTCCCCCCATACCAGTGCTTCCTCAGGTTGGTCTGGTTAACCCTGTGCTCGCATCACCGCCGGTATTGTCCAACCAAGCGGGTGGCCCCAATCAGCTGGAAAAgaaggaagaaaaagaagagatgcttCAGGATGGAACGGGGCAGGAAATGTTGAGTGACCAAGAACACATGAGCATCTCAGGCAGCAGTGCCAGACACATGGTGATGCAGAAGCTACTGAGGAAATCAGAG TCTACAGTGATGGTACTCAGAAACATGGTGGGACCAGAGGATATCGATGATGACCTGGAGGGCGAGGTGACGGAAGAGTGTGGAAAATTTGGCGCCGTCAACAGAGTGATCATTTACCAGGAAAAGCAGGGAGAAGAGGATGACGCAGACATAATTGTTAAAATCTTTGTTGAGTTCTCCATGGCCTCTGAGATGAACAAAGCAATCCAGGCCCTGAACGACCGCTGGTTCGGCGGTCGCAAAGTTGTTGCAGAAGTGTACGATCAAGACCGTTTCAACAGCAGTGACCTCTCTGCATAA
- the LOC114454128 gene encoding poly(U)-binding-splicing factor PUF60-like isoform X4 yields the protein MAVTETAGGEALKMENGQGTGSKLGLPPLTAEQQEALQRAKKYAMEQSIKSVLVKQTIAHQQQQLTNLQMAAVTMGFGDPLSPLQSVAAQRQRALAIMCRVYVGSIYYELGEDTIRQAFAPFGPIKSIDMSWDSVTMKHKGFAFVEYDVPEAAQLALEQMNSVMLGGRNIKVGRPSNIGQAQPIIDQLAEEARAFNRIYVASVHPDLSDDDIKSVFEAFGRIKSCMLARDPTTGRHRGFGFIEYEKPQSALDAVSSMNLFDLGGQYLRVGKAVTPPIPLLTPTTPGGLPPAAAVAAAAATAKITAQEAVAGATVLGALAAPQLLGQQMGIPQAVMAAQAPGVITGVTPVRPPIPVLPQVGLVNPVLASPPVLSNQAGGPNQLEKKEEKEEMLQDGTGQEMLSDQEHMSISGSSARHMVMQKLLRKSESTVMVLRNMVGPEDIDDDLEGEVTEECGKFGAVNRVIIYQEKQGEEDDADIIVKIFVEFSMASEMNKAIQALNDRWFGGRKVVAEVYDQDRFNSSDLSA from the exons ATGGCGGTAACGGAGACTGCG GGAGGTGAAGCTCTGAAGATGGAGAATGGACAAGGCACAGGCTCCAAGCTTGGCCTGCCGCCTCTCACCGCAGAGCAGCAGGAGGCACTTCAGAGG GCAAAGAAGTATGCCATGGAACAAAGCATCAAGAGTGTGCTGGTAAAGCAGACCATTGCCCATCAACAGCAGCAGCTCACCAACCTACAG ATGGCAGCAGTGACAATGGGCTTTGGAGATCCTCTCTCACCTTTACAATCG GTGGCAGCTCAACGTCAGCGTGCCCTAGCCATCATGTGTAGAGTGTATGTGGGCTCCATATACTATGAGCTTGGAGAAGACACAATCAGACAAGCCTTCGCCCCGTTTGGCCCAATCAAGAGCATTGACATGTCCTGGGATTCAGTCACAATGAAACACAAG GGGTTTGCGTTTGTTGAGTATGATGTGCCAGAGGCTGCTCAGCTGGCTCTGGAGCAGATGAATTCAGTTATGCTGGGGGGGCGCAACATTAAG GTTGGGCGGCCAAGTAACATCGGTCAGGCGCAACCCATCATTGACCAGCTGGCAGAAGAGGCGCGCGCCTTTAACCGGATCTATGTGGCGTCCGTCCACCCTGACCTGTCAGATGATGACATCAAGAGTGTGTTTGAGGCCTTTGGACGCATCAAGTCTTGCATGTTAGCAAGAGACCCAACCACAGGGCGACACAGAGGCTTTGGCTTTATTG AGTATGAAAAGCCTCAGTCAGCCCTGGATGCTGTGTCATCTATGAACCTGTTTGACCTTGGGGGTCAGTACCTAAGGGTGGGCAAAGCGGTGACTCCACCAATACCCTTACTGACCCCCACGACTCCAGGTGGTCTGCCGCCTGCTGCAGCTGTGGCTGCAGCGGCAGCCACCGCTAAGATAACGGCCCAG GAGGCAGTAGCGGGTGCTACAGTGTTGGGGGCGTTAGCCGCGCCCCAGCTTCTTGGTCAGCAAATGGGAATACCTCAAGCAGTCATGGCTGCACAGGCACCGGGTGTGATCACAG GTGTGACTCCCGTGCGTCCCCCCATACCAGTGCTTCCTCAGGTTGGTCTGGTTAACCCTGTGCTCGCATCACCGCCGGTATTGTCCAACCAAGCGGGTGGCCCCAATCAGCTGGAAAAgaaggaagaaaaagaagagatgcttCAGGATGGAACGGGGCAGGAAATGTTGAGTGACCAAGAACACATGAGCATCTCAGGCAGCAGTGCCAGACACATGGTGATGCAGAAGCTACTGAGGAAATCAGAG TCTACAGTGATGGTACTCAGAAACATGGTGGGACCAGAGGATATCGATGATGACCTGGAGGGCGAGGTGACGGAAGAGTGTGGAAAATTTGGCGCCGTCAACAGAGTGATCATTTACCAGGAAAAGCAGGGAGAAGAGGATGACGCAGACATAATTGTTAAAATCTTTGTTGAGTTCTCCATGGCCTCTGAGATGAACAAAGCAATCCAGGCCCTGAACGACCGCTGGTTCGGCGGTCGCAAAGTTGTTGCAGAAGTGTACGATCAAGACCGTTTCAACAGCAGTGACCTCTCTGCATAA
- the LOC114454128 gene encoding poly(U)-binding-splicing factor PUF60-like isoform X3: MENGQGTGSKLGLPPLTAEQQEALQRAKKYAMEQSIKSVLVKQTIAHQQQQLTNLQMAAVTMGFGDPLSPLQSVAAQRQRALAIMCRVYVGSIYYELGEDTIRQAFAPFGPIKSIDMSWDSVTMKHKGFAFVEYDVPEAAQLALEQMNSVMLGGRNIKVGRPSNIGQAQPIIDQLAEEARAFNRIYVASVHPDLSDDDIKSVFEAFGRIKSCMLARDPTTGRHRGFGFIEYEKPQSALDAVSSMNLFDLGGQYLRVGKAVTPPIPLLTPTTPGGLPPAAAVAAAAATAKITAQASMNPFQRDLMAFQEAVAGATVLGALAAPQLLGQQMGIPQAVMAAQAPGVITGVTPVRPPIPVLPQVGLVNPVLASPPVLSNQAGGPNQLEKKEEKEEMLQDGTGQEMLSDQEHMSISGSSARHMVMQKLLRKSESTVMVLRNMVGPEDIDDDLEGEVTEECGKFGAVNRVIIYQEKQGEEDDADIIVKIFVEFSMASEMNKAIQALNDRWFGGRKVVAEVYDQDRFNSSDLSA; encoded by the exons ATGGAGAATGGACAAGGCACAGGCTCCAAGCTTGGCCTGCCGCCTCTCACCGCAGAGCAGCAGGAGGCACTTCAGAGG GCAAAGAAGTATGCCATGGAACAAAGCATCAAGAGTGTGCTGGTAAAGCAGACCATTGCCCATCAACAGCAGCAGCTCACCAACCTACAG ATGGCAGCAGTGACAATGGGCTTTGGAGATCCTCTCTCACCTTTACAATCG GTGGCAGCTCAACGTCAGCGTGCCCTAGCCATCATGTGTAGAGTGTATGTGGGCTCCATATACTATGAGCTTGGAGAAGACACAATCAGACAAGCCTTCGCCCCGTTTGGCCCAATCAAGAGCATTGACATGTCCTGGGATTCAGTCACAATGAAACACAAG GGGTTTGCGTTTGTTGAGTATGATGTGCCAGAGGCTGCTCAGCTGGCTCTGGAGCAGATGAATTCAGTTATGCTGGGGGGGCGCAACATTAAG GTTGGGCGGCCAAGTAACATCGGTCAGGCGCAACCCATCATTGACCAGCTGGCAGAAGAGGCGCGCGCCTTTAACCGGATCTATGTGGCGTCCGTCCACCCTGACCTGTCAGATGATGACATCAAGAGTGTGTTTGAGGCCTTTGGACGCATCAAGTCTTGCATGTTAGCAAGAGACCCAACCACAGGGCGACACAGAGGCTTTGGCTTTATTG AGTATGAAAAGCCTCAGTCAGCCCTGGATGCTGTGTCATCTATGAACCTGTTTGACCTTGGGGGTCAGTACCTAAGGGTGGGCAAAGCGGTGACTCCACCAATACCCTTACTGACCCCCACGACTCCAGGTGGTCTGCCGCCTGCTGCAGCTGTGGCTGCAGCGGCAGCCACCGCTAAGATAACGGCCCAGGCAAGTATGAATCCCTTCCAAAGGGATTTAATGGCCTTCCAG GAGGCAGTAGCGGGTGCTACAGTGTTGGGGGCGTTAGCCGCGCCCCAGCTTCTTGGTCAGCAAATGGGAATACCTCAAGCAGTCATGGCTGCACAGGCACCGGGTGTGATCACAG GTGTGACTCCCGTGCGTCCCCCCATACCAGTGCTTCCTCAGGTTGGTCTGGTTAACCCTGTGCTCGCATCACCGCCGGTATTGTCCAACCAAGCGGGTGGCCCCAATCAGCTGGAAAAgaaggaagaaaaagaagagatgcttCAGGATGGAACGGGGCAGGAAATGTTGAGTGACCAAGAACACATGAGCATCTCAGGCAGCAGTGCCAGACACATGGTGATGCAGAAGCTACTGAGGAAATCAGAG TCTACAGTGATGGTACTCAGAAACATGGTGGGACCAGAGGATATCGATGATGACCTGGAGGGCGAGGTGACGGAAGAGTGTGGAAAATTTGGCGCCGTCAACAGAGTGATCATTTACCAGGAAAAGCAGGGAGAAGAGGATGACGCAGACATAATTGTTAAAATCTTTGTTGAGTTCTCCATGGCCTCTGAGATGAACAAAGCAATCCAGGCCCTGAACGACCGCTGGTTCGGCGGTCGCAAAGTTGTTGCAGAAGTGTACGATCAAGACCGTTTCAACAGCAGTGACCTCTCTGCATAA
- the LOC114454128 gene encoding poly(U)-binding-splicing factor PUF60-like isoform X5 — translation MAVTETAGGEALKMENGQGTGSKLGLPPLTAEQQEALQRAKKYAMEQSIKSVLVKQTIAHQQQQLTNLQVAAQRQRALAIMCRVYVGSIYYELGEDTIRQAFAPFGPIKSIDMSWDSVTMKHKGFAFVEYDVPEAAQLALEQMNSVMLGGRNIKVGRPSNIGQAQPIIDQLAEEARAFNRIYVASVHPDLSDDDIKSVFEAFGRIKSCMLARDPTTGRHRGFGFIEYEKPQSALDAVSSMNLFDLGGQYLRVGKAVTPPIPLLTPTTPGGLPPAAAVAAAAATAKITAQASMNPFQRDLMAFQEAVAGATVLGALAAPQLLGQQMGIPQAVMAAQAPGVITGVTPVRPPIPVLPQVGLVNPVLASPPVLSNQAGGPNQLEKKEEKEEMLQDGTGQEMLSDQEHMSISGSSARHMVMQKLLRKSESTVMVLRNMVGPEDIDDDLEGEVTEECGKFGAVNRVIIYQEKQGEEDDADIIVKIFVEFSMASEMNKAIQALNDRWFGGRKVVAEVYDQDRFNSSDLSA, via the exons ATGGCGGTAACGGAGACTGCG GGAGGTGAAGCTCTGAAGATGGAGAATGGACAAGGCACAGGCTCCAAGCTTGGCCTGCCGCCTCTCACCGCAGAGCAGCAGGAGGCACTTCAGAGG GCAAAGAAGTATGCCATGGAACAAAGCATCAAGAGTGTGCTGGTAAAGCAGACCATTGCCCATCAACAGCAGCAGCTCACCAACCTACAG GTGGCAGCTCAACGTCAGCGTGCCCTAGCCATCATGTGTAGAGTGTATGTGGGCTCCATATACTATGAGCTTGGAGAAGACACAATCAGACAAGCCTTCGCCCCGTTTGGCCCAATCAAGAGCATTGACATGTCCTGGGATTCAGTCACAATGAAACACAAG GGGTTTGCGTTTGTTGAGTATGATGTGCCAGAGGCTGCTCAGCTGGCTCTGGAGCAGATGAATTCAGTTATGCTGGGGGGGCGCAACATTAAG GTTGGGCGGCCAAGTAACATCGGTCAGGCGCAACCCATCATTGACCAGCTGGCAGAAGAGGCGCGCGCCTTTAACCGGATCTATGTGGCGTCCGTCCACCCTGACCTGTCAGATGATGACATCAAGAGTGTGTTTGAGGCCTTTGGACGCATCAAGTCTTGCATGTTAGCAAGAGACCCAACCACAGGGCGACACAGAGGCTTTGGCTTTATTG AGTATGAAAAGCCTCAGTCAGCCCTGGATGCTGTGTCATCTATGAACCTGTTTGACCTTGGGGGTCAGTACCTAAGGGTGGGCAAAGCGGTGACTCCACCAATACCCTTACTGACCCCCACGACTCCAGGTGGTCTGCCGCCTGCTGCAGCTGTGGCTGCAGCGGCAGCCACCGCTAAGATAACGGCCCAGGCAAGTATGAATCCCTTCCAAAGGGATTTAATGGCCTTCCAG GAGGCAGTAGCGGGTGCTACAGTGTTGGGGGCGTTAGCCGCGCCCCAGCTTCTTGGTCAGCAAATGGGAATACCTCAAGCAGTCATGGCTGCACAGGCACCGGGTGTGATCACAG GTGTGACTCCCGTGCGTCCCCCCATACCAGTGCTTCCTCAGGTTGGTCTGGTTAACCCTGTGCTCGCATCACCGCCGGTATTGTCCAACCAAGCGGGTGGCCCCAATCAGCTGGAAAAgaaggaagaaaaagaagagatgcttCAGGATGGAACGGGGCAGGAAATGTTGAGTGACCAAGAACACATGAGCATCTCAGGCAGCAGTGCCAGACACATGGTGATGCAGAAGCTACTGAGGAAATCAGAG TCTACAGTGATGGTACTCAGAAACATGGTGGGACCAGAGGATATCGATGATGACCTGGAGGGCGAGGTGACGGAAGAGTGTGGAAAATTTGGCGCCGTCAACAGAGTGATCATTTACCAGGAAAAGCAGGGAGAAGAGGATGACGCAGACATAATTGTTAAAATCTTTGTTGAGTTCTCCATGGCCTCTGAGATGAACAAAGCAATCCAGGCCCTGAACGACCGCTGGTTCGGCGGTCGCAAAGTTGTTGCAGAAGTGTACGATCAAGACCGTTTCAACAGCAGTGACCTCTCTGCATAA